TCGTGGGGGCACTCGACGAGCCGCGGGTCGTGGCGTCTTTTGCTCGGCAGATTCCTCGGCCCGAGGCTGCGACGTGGGTGCGTCGCGATTACGAGGTTAGTTTTCCAGCCGAAGGGGACGCGCCGCCTTGGATGCCGCTTTCTTTGCCGTTTGCAGCGATGCGGCGATCCGCCTGGAGAAAGCATCCATTTCATACGGCCGCCTTCGGCTCGGAGGACATCGAGTGGGGCATGTGGGCGCGAAAGAATGGTCATCTCGTGCGCTACGTGCCGAATTCCGTCGTAATGCATTCGCATAATTACACGTTGCGCGAGGCATTTGGGCGCCGATTCATCGAGGGCGAGGCGGACGCATTCATCAACGGCGATACCGATTCATTGGCGCAGGCTGCATGGCGCACGGTGGGTGGAGTTGCTCGCGATATTGCTTATCATGCGGCACGAGGGGATTGGAAAGGTCTTTGCGAATCGCCTGTGCGGCGAGCGGCATTCCATTTTGGTTATTATCGCGGGCACCGGCACGGGGAGCGAAGGCGTGCTGGAGCGGGTGGAGATGCGAGCCTTGGGCAACGCGTCGTGCTCGAACGATTCGGTGGATCTGGAGCGCGGGAAGATCGCTGATTGAGGCGGGGATGGAAGCCAAACACGCGATCTTTTCCGTGGCCTTTGCGCTCGTGCTGACCGTGGGCCGCGTCGTCTGTTCTCGAAGTGCGCGATTACGCGATGCGTGCGCGTTTTTGCTCGTATTCGGAACGACGCGCACGGACATGCTGGACATCAATTTCCTCAGCCGAGAATGGTATCGTGGCACGACGCGTGGGATTGAGGTCAGTTGGGTCGATCT
Above is a window of Polyangiaceae bacterium DNA encoding:
- a CDS encoding glycosyltransferase, whose product is MKLSVIMRTKNADWVVEQALRALHSQTVRHFELVVIDSGSTDRTLDIVNQFTPRLLRIPPSAYIPGAVLNRAIEVARGDILVFQNSDTVPLNPFALERLVGALDEPRVVASFARQIPRPEAATWVRRDYEVSFPAEGDAPPWMPLSLPFAAMRRSAWRKHPFHTAAFGSEDIEWGMWARKNGHLVRYVPNSVVMHSHNYTLREAFGRRFIEGEADAFINGDTDSLAQAAWRTVGGVARDIAYHAARGDWKGLCESPVRRAAFHFGYYRGHRHGERRRAGAGGDASLGQRVVLERFGGSGAREDR